A region from the Serinibacter arcticus genome encodes:
- a CDS encoding PucR family transcriptional regulator, protein MGVRRSADAETIRRLRGRTDVLTAAALRRLDSDVAWYRALPADDRSWIGLVATSGITTFIDWYENPAPTTYNAAEIFRAAPPELIRSISLQHALALVRIVVEIVEEHTDEIASPARASQLREAVLVYSREVAFSAAEVYARAAEARGAWDARMEALAVDSLLRGDDDGLRSRVAALGWSGTGAVLTMVGTVEGPIDEGMAADLRRAARRTAADALVGIHGDRIIVVLGGQGDLRRSAEALLPRFSAGPVVLGPEVADVTRAGRSARIALAGLTAARGWPDAPRPALAADLLPERALAGDAEALTALREVHDLLDAAPGPLVETLAAYLESGRSLEAAARTLFVHPNTVRYRLRRIAQVSGWDAMDAREGFVLQIALVLGRLGAGSSGAS, encoded by the coding sequence GTGGGAGTCCGACGCAGCGCCGATGCCGAGACGATCCGTCGCCTGCGCGGCCGCACCGACGTCCTCACCGCCGCCGCCCTGCGCCGGCTGGACTCCGACGTCGCGTGGTACCGCGCCCTGCCCGCCGACGACCGGTCCTGGATCGGCCTCGTCGCCACCTCGGGCATCACGACGTTCATCGACTGGTACGAGAACCCGGCCCCCACCACCTACAACGCCGCCGAGATCTTCCGGGCCGCCCCGCCCGAGCTGATCCGGTCGATCTCGCTGCAGCACGCGCTCGCGCTGGTGCGGATCGTGGTGGAGATCGTCGAGGAGCACACCGACGAGATCGCCTCCCCCGCGCGCGCCTCGCAGCTGCGCGAGGCCGTGCTGGTGTACTCCCGGGAGGTCGCCTTCTCGGCCGCCGAGGTCTACGCCCGCGCCGCCGAGGCGCGCGGCGCGTGGGACGCGCGGATGGAGGCGCTCGCCGTCGACTCGCTGCTGCGGGGCGACGACGACGGTCTCCGCTCGCGCGTCGCGGCCCTGGGCTGGAGCGGCACGGGCGCTGTCCTGACGATGGTCGGCACCGTCGAGGGGCCGATCGACGAGGGCATGGCGGCCGACCTGCGACGGGCCGCCCGCCGCACGGCCGCCGACGCGCTCGTCGGGATCCACGGCGACCGCATCATCGTGGTGCTGGGCGGCCAGGGCGACCTGCGCCGGTCGGCCGAGGCACTGCTGCCGAGGTTCTCGGCGGGTCCGGTGGTGCTGGGGCCCGAGGTCGCCGACGTCACCCGCGCGGGTCGCTCCGCCCGCATCGCCCTGGCCGGCCTCACGGCGGCGCGCGGCTGGCCCGACGCCCCCCGACCCGCGCTGGCGGCCGACCTGCTGCCCGAGCGTGCGCTCGCCGGGGACGCCGAGGCCCTCACCGCGCTGCGCGAGGTGCACGACCTGCTGGACGCCGCCCCGGGTCCCCTCGTGGAGACCCTCGCCGCCTACCTGGAGTCCGGTCGCTCGCTGGAGGCGGCCGCGCGGACCCTGTTCGTGCACCCCAACACGGTCCGCTACCGGCTGCGCCGCATCGCCCAGGTCTCCGGCTGGGACGCGATGGACGCGCGCGAGGGATTCGTCCTCCAGATCGCCCTCGTGCTCGGGCGCCTCGGCGCCGGCTCGAGCGGCGCCTCGTAG
- a CDS encoding ACP S-malonyltransferase: MLAILAPGQGAQSPGMLSPWLDLDGVPELLDSLSEASGTDLTTHGTVSDADTIRDTAIAQPLIVATSLIAFHALAAGRDAASFVDVAAGHSVGEFAAASVAGLFDAASAVALVSARARFMAQAAAANPSGMTALLGGDPDEVLAAIERAGAWPANVNGAGQVVAAGSHEALAALAAGPPAKARVVPLQVAGAFHTPLMATAHESFEAVVAEWTAEHPRLTLLSNTDGGLAVAPDGGNGVGFGDRTEVLRRLSSQIVSPVRWDLCQDRLGALGVTGLVELAPGGVLAGLARRTLPDVARVAIKTPDDLASAAALVAEHSEGAA, from the coding sequence GTGCTCGCCATCCTCGCGCCCGGACAGGGCGCCCAGTCCCCCGGCATGCTCTCCCCGTGGCTCGACCTCGACGGTGTGCCCGAGCTCCTCGACTCCCTGAGCGAGGCCTCCGGCACCGACCTGACGACCCACGGCACCGTCTCCGACGCCGACACGATCCGCGACACCGCGATCGCGCAGCCGCTCATCGTGGCGACGTCGCTGATCGCGTTCCACGCGCTCGCGGCCGGCCGTGACGCCGCCTCGTTCGTGGACGTCGCCGCCGGTCACTCCGTCGGCGAGTTCGCCGCCGCCTCGGTGGCCGGCCTGTTCGACGCCGCGTCCGCCGTCGCCCTGGTCTCCGCCCGGGCGCGCTTCATGGCCCAGGCCGCCGCGGCCAACCCGTCCGGCATGACCGCCCTGCTCGGGGGCGACCCCGACGAGGTCCTCGCGGCCATCGAGCGCGCGGGCGCCTGGCCCGCGAACGTCAACGGTGCCGGTCAGGTCGTCGCGGCCGGCTCGCACGAGGCGCTGGCGGCCCTGGCCGCCGGCCCGCCCGCCAAGGCCCGCGTCGTCCCGCTGCAGGTCGCCGGGGCGTTCCACACGCCGCTGATGGCGACCGCGCACGAGAGCTTCGAGGCCGTCGTGGCCGAGTGGACGGCGGAGCACCCCCGGCTGACGCTGCTGTCCAACACCGACGGCGGGCTCGCCGTCGCCCCCGACGGCGGTAACGGCGTCGGCTTCGGCGACCGGACCGAGGTGCTTCGCCGCCTCTCGTCGCAGATCGTCTCGCCGGTGCGCTGGGACCTGTGCCAGGACCGGCTCGGCGCGCTCGGCGTCACCGGCCTGGTGGAGCTCGCCCCCGGCGGCGTCCTGGCCGGCCTCGCCCGGCGTACCCTTCCCGACGTGGCCCGCGTGGCCATCAAGACCCCCGACGACCTCGCCTCGGCCGCCGCGCTGGTGGCCGAGCACAGCGAAGGAGCGGCATGA